One segment of Anatilimnocola aggregata DNA contains the following:
- a CDS encoding response regulator transcription factor, with product MDHFVCLHIVDANPLSRNSLIQIASQLHWRHQLYESAEAFLARYRPQELECLLISLDQPGMSGLQLIQEVRRRYWSVTIVATHPWPSTAVVVDAMQAGACDFLEQPFDSASLNEKVTRATTGDEQTKRRLRERTTRLTTLSAREREVLDLLLAAATTVCIANRLQISPKTVEKHRTNVMTKLNVGSVPELMKLWLQCTPGALPELPAATRQYVVPMSHLGQMFSSPATIGTT from the coding sequence GTGGACCATTTCGTCTGTTTGCATATCGTTGATGCGAATCCTCTCTCGCGAAACAGTCTGATCCAGATTGCGAGTCAGCTTCACTGGCGGCACCAGCTATATGAAAGTGCCGAAGCGTTTCTCGCGCGCTATCGTCCACAAGAACTGGAGTGCCTGCTGATCAGTCTAGATCAGCCTGGGATGAGTGGCCTGCAACTCATCCAGGAGGTGCGCCGGCGCTATTGGTCGGTCACCATTGTGGCAACACATCCCTGGCCTTCGACCGCAGTCGTAGTCGATGCCATGCAAGCCGGCGCGTGCGACTTTCTCGAGCAACCATTTGATTCAGCGAGCCTGAACGAGAAGGTGACGCGTGCCACTACCGGCGATGAACAGACCAAGCGACGTTTGCGCGAACGAACCACGCGCCTCACCACCCTCTCGGCGCGCGAGCGCGAGGTGCTCGATTTGCTGCTCGCAGCGGCGACGACGGTATGCATTGCGAACCGCTTGCAGATCAGTCCCAAAACCGTCGAAAAGCACCGCACGAACGTAATGACCAAGCTGAACGTTGGCAGTGTGCCCGAGCTGATGAAGCTCTGGCTGCAATGCACACCCGGTGCGCTGCCGGAACTACCTGCTGCAACCCGGCAGTACGTGGTGCCTATGAGCCATCTCGGTCAGATGTTCTCGTCCCCGGCCACCATTGGAACTACGTAG
- a CDS encoding Gfo/Idh/MocA family protein: MPFGFGIVGCGMISRFHARAIADIKGAAVTACYSQTAESAEKFASEIPGCKPYQDLDAMLADPRVDGISICTPSGAHMEACVAAAKAGKHVVVEKPLDVTLARCDAMIKACEQAGVTLATIFPSRFHHSSQLLKQAIDKGRFGRMTLGDAYVKWFRTQQYYDSGAWRGTWKLDGGGALMNQAIHSLDLLLWFMGPVAEVTAATATLAHERIEVEDVVVATIKFKSGALGVIEASTAAFPGELKRIELHGDQGSACMREEDIIRWEFAKKTKADEELLARMAGKTHTGGGAADPKAIGHHGHTKLFQDFLSAIKKGTKPLIDGHEGRRSVEVILAIYKAAATGKAVQLPLAKDPTWPNRKAGK; encoded by the coding sequence ATGCCATTCGGTTTCGGTATTGTCGGTTGCGGAATGATCTCCCGGTTTCATGCGCGGGCCATTGCAGATATTAAAGGGGCTGCGGTCACGGCTTGTTACAGCCAGACTGCAGAGTCAGCCGAGAAGTTCGCTTCTGAAATCCCCGGCTGCAAACCCTATCAAGACTTGGACGCGATGCTTGCCGATCCGCGGGTCGATGGCATCAGCATCTGCACGCCCAGTGGCGCGCACATGGAAGCTTGTGTAGCCGCAGCCAAAGCGGGCAAGCATGTGGTCGTCGAAAAGCCGCTGGATGTTACGTTGGCACGCTGCGATGCGATGATCAAAGCCTGCGAGCAAGCCGGCGTTACGCTGGCGACGATTTTCCCCTCGCGCTTTCACCATTCGTCGCAGCTGCTGAAGCAGGCGATCGACAAAGGACGCTTCGGCCGCATGACGTTGGGCGACGCCTACGTGAAGTGGTTTCGCACGCAGCAGTATTACGACAGTGGTGCTTGGCGCGGCACCTGGAAACTGGACGGCGGCGGCGCGCTGATGAATCAAGCGATTCACAGCCTCGATCTGCTGCTGTGGTTCATGGGCCCGGTGGCGGAAGTCACCGCCGCCACCGCTACACTTGCGCACGAGCGGATCGAAGTAGAAGATGTTGTAGTCGCCACGATCAAGTTCAAAAGTGGCGCGCTGGGCGTGATCGAAGCGAGCACTGCCGCCTTTCCGGGCGAGCTCAAACGCATCGAACTTCACGGCGATCAAGGAAGCGCCTGCATGCGGGAAGAAGATATCATCCGCTGGGAGTTCGCGAAAAAGACCAAAGCCGATGAAGAACTTCTGGCCCGCATGGCTGGCAAAACGCACACCGGTGGTGGGGCCGCCGATCCCAAAGCGATTGGCCATCATGGCCACACAAAGCTGTTCCAAGACTTTTTGTCGGCGATCAAGAAGGGGACGAAGCCTCTCATCGACGGTCACGAAGGTCGCCGCAGTGTGGAAGTGATTTTGGCGATCTACAAGGCGGCGGCGACGGGCAAAGCCGTGCAATTGCCGCTCGCGAAAGATCCTACCTGGCCGAATCGAAAGGCAGGTAAGTAA
- a CDS encoding sigma-54 interaction domain-containing protein: MAKTPRPTLASLDAHPALAETASHLFYAAALENVPAAFLKQALPLVCQALGGDYLALVKGEKGKWRVLGASGPERPLPTDLLAEVLDSDEAQLKRQWYVTPLSPHSGTGELLAAYRTWMERPEPSDAFVTTAGWLNAALAAVRERERLDQRLMRLQAILEIAARWQQTLEMAPLLEQMAATSTRLLGSERATIFLWDRAAKQLIGRPALGVQGNELRIPDSTGIVGQVIHSGQPRRVDVDVEAEQGEVDRRVDRQLKFHTKSLLCVPLRGRSGELFGAFEVINKIGGNFTDIDQEALVELAAHAAVALENTQQVEDLLHSRKQITDDAAQRVQMIGDCPAVQALRSTVRRVADTDLAVLILGENGTGKEVVAQMIHYGSRRRAEPFVAVNCAAITETLLESELFGHEKGAFTDAREMRQGKFELASKGTLFLDEIGDMSLAGQAKLLRVLEEKIVVRVGGSTNIATNARVLAATNQNLADLVRQKRFREDLYFRLNVVTLDMPPLRDRGDDIVTLAEHFLKHFCLQARRRIVKFTTAAKRRLLAHRWPGNVRELRNLMERLAYLAPDDQDKLDAPDLAFILSPASTAANALSLDAPLTDATQRFQIEYIKRHIEACRGNMTAAAERLGLHRSNLYRKMRQLEMEVDEE, encoded by the coding sequence ATGGCCAAAACTCCCCGTCCTACGCTGGCCAGTCTCGATGCCCACCCAGCCCTTGCCGAGACCGCCTCGCATCTGTTTTATGCCGCGGCGCTTGAGAATGTACCCGCCGCGTTCCTCAAGCAGGCCCTTCCCCTCGTTTGCCAGGCTTTGGGTGGCGATTACCTGGCGCTGGTGAAGGGAGAAAAAGGGAAATGGCGCGTGCTGGGTGCTTCGGGGCCGGAGCGGCCACTGCCGACCGACCTGCTAGCCGAAGTGCTCGATAGTGACGAAGCCCAGTTGAAGCGCCAGTGGTATGTGACACCCCTTTCTCCCCACAGTGGCACCGGAGAACTACTTGCCGCTTATCGAACCTGGATGGAACGTCCCGAACCGAGCGATGCCTTTGTCACGACTGCGGGGTGGCTCAATGCAGCGCTCGCGGCCGTACGCGAGCGAGAACGGCTCGATCAACGCTTGATGCGGCTGCAGGCAATTCTGGAGATCGCTGCTCGCTGGCAACAGACGCTCGAAATGGCTCCGCTGCTGGAACAGATGGCGGCGACTTCCACGCGGCTCCTCGGTTCCGAACGAGCGACGATCTTTCTCTGGGATCGCGCGGCCAAGCAATTGATTGGTCGTCCCGCTCTTGGTGTACAAGGGAACGAACTGAGGATTCCAGATTCCACCGGCATCGTGGGACAGGTGATTCACAGCGGACAGCCGCGGCGAGTCGACGTGGATGTCGAGGCCGAGCAAGGGGAAGTCGACCGCCGCGTCGATCGGCAGTTGAAGTTTCATACCAAGTCGCTCTTGTGCGTGCCGCTGCGGGGTCGCAGCGGCGAACTGTTCGGCGCATTCGAAGTCATCAATAAGATCGGCGGCAACTTCACCGATATCGATCAGGAGGCACTCGTCGAACTTGCGGCGCACGCAGCCGTCGCGCTCGAAAACACGCAGCAAGTCGAAGACTTGCTCCATTCTCGCAAGCAGATCACAGACGACGCTGCCCAGCGGGTGCAAATGATCGGTGATTGCCCGGCAGTACAGGCGCTGCGCTCGACGGTTCGCCGCGTAGCCGACACTGATCTCGCAGTACTGATCCTCGGCGAGAACGGCACGGGCAAAGAAGTCGTCGCGCAGATGATTCACTATGGCAGCCGGCGTCGGGCAGAGCCTTTCGTGGCCGTCAATTGCGCCGCGATTACCGAAACTCTGCTCGAAAGCGAACTCTTCGGCCACGAAAAGGGAGCTTTCACCGATGCCCGCGAAATGCGGCAGGGAAAATTCGAACTTGCGTCGAAGGGAACCCTATTTCTCGATGAGATTGGCGACATGAGCCTCGCCGGGCAGGCGAAGTTGCTCCGCGTGCTGGAGGAAAAGATCGTCGTCCGCGTAGGCGGTTCGACGAACATTGCAACGAACGCGCGCGTCCTCGCCGCGACGAACCAGAACCTGGCCGATTTGGTGCGTCAGAAGCGGTTCCGCGAAGATTTGTACTTTCGCTTGAACGTCGTCACGCTCGATATGCCTCCGCTGCGCGACCGTGGCGACGATATTGTCACTCTAGCAGAACATTTTCTTAAGCACTTTTGCCTGCAGGCCCGTCGTCGAATTGTGAAATTCACCACCGCAGCGAAGCGGCGATTACTGGCGCATCGCTGGCCGGGGAATGTGCGCGAACTGCGAAACCTGATGGAACGACTCGCGTACCTGGCCCCGGACGATCAGGACAAACTCGACGCGCCAGATCTCGCATTCATCCTGTCACCGGCGTCGACCGCCGCGAATGCACTTTCGCTCGATGCTCCGCTGACCGATGCCACCCAGCGGTTTCAAATCGAGTACATCAAGCGACACATTGAAGCTTGCCGTGGCAACATGACCGCCGCCGCCGAGCGTCTCGGTTTGCACCGCTCGAACCTATACCGCAAAATGCGCCAACTCGAAATGGAAGTCGACGAAGAATGA
- a CDS encoding enoyl-ACP reductase FabI: protein MGMFDGKKGLILGVANDRSIAWYISKFIMEQGGVCGFTHLPDKADDERKKNRMRVQKCIDDFPQQAKFLVPLNVQSDENIAEVMALAQSEFGQIDFLLHSIAFATLDDLKKDTIETSREGFKLAMEISAYSLLAVCNAAKGILKPAKLSDKREVVESGAAVLTLTYYGGERIVPGYNVMGICKAALDSCMKYAAYDLGLHGIRVNALSAGPLKTLAGSAAGVGDMQTVYDQMSPLQRCVTHEEVGRTGAFLLSEMSEGITAETMHVDGGFSEMGSPGRMLDKYRSK from the coding sequence ATGGGCATGTTCGACGGAAAAAAGGGTCTGATTCTCGGCGTCGCCAATGATCGCTCGATTGCGTGGTACATCTCCAAGTTCATCATGGAACAGGGGGGCGTCTGCGGGTTCACTCACCTGCCCGATAAGGCCGACGACGAGCGCAAGAAAAACCGCATGCGGGTGCAGAAGTGCATCGACGATTTTCCGCAGCAGGCCAAGTTTCTCGTCCCGCTCAATGTGCAAAGCGATGAGAACATTGCGGAAGTCATGGCCCTCGCCCAGAGCGAGTTCGGCCAAATCGACTTCCTGCTCCACTCCATAGCCTTCGCTACGCTCGATGACCTGAAAAAGGACACCATCGAGACCAGTCGCGAAGGTTTTAAGCTGGCGATGGAAATTAGTGCCTATAGCTTGCTCGCCGTTTGTAACGCTGCCAAAGGAATCCTCAAGCCTGCCAAGCTTAGCGATAAACGCGAAGTGGTCGAAAGTGGTGCCGCAGTGCTCACGCTCACCTATTACGGCGGCGAGCGAATCGTTCCCGGATATAATGTCATGGGCATCTGCAAAGCGGCTCTCGACTCGTGCATGAAGTACGCTGCCTACGACCTCGGCCTGCATGGCATTCGTGTCAACGCACTTAGCGCCGGCCCGCTGAAGACCCTCGCCGGCTCGGCTGCTGGTGTCGGTGATATGCAAACGGTCTACGACCAGATGTCGCCACTGCAGCGCTGCGTCACGCACGAAGAAGTCGGTCGCACCGGCGCGTTTCTCCTGTCTGAGATGTCGGAAGGGATCACTGCCGAGACCATGCACGTCGACGGCGGCTTCTCCGAAATGGGCAGCCCCGGCCGCATGCTGGATAAGTATCGCAGCAAGTAG
- a CDS encoding DUF1697 domain-containing protein — MHTWIALFRGINVGGNHSLPMKKLSAMLEELDCVRVQTYIQSGNVVFATTVKKGPALGKRIGDQVEAEFGFRPALLLLTLGELQTAIVNNPFPQAISDPKTLHFFFLAVEPDSPDLATLQKQATATERFQLLGRVFYLHTPDGFGKSKLAGIVEKKLGVTATARNYRAVEMLAAMAAADTGG, encoded by the coding sequence ATGCATACCTGGATCGCACTCTTTCGTGGCATCAATGTTGGCGGCAACCATAGCCTGCCGATGAAGAAACTCTCAGCGATGCTGGAAGAGCTTGACTGCGTACGCGTGCAGACTTACATCCAGAGCGGCAATGTGGTGTTCGCCACTACGGTGAAGAAGGGACCAGCACTCGGCAAGCGAATCGGGGACCAAGTTGAAGCGGAGTTCGGCTTTCGACCGGCGCTACTGCTGTTGACCCTAGGCGAACTGCAGACAGCGATCGTGAATAACCCGTTTCCGCAGGCGATCAGCGATCCAAAAACGCTGCACTTCTTCTTTCTCGCAGTCGAACCAGATTCGCCCGACTTGGCGACACTCCAGAAGCAAGCTACTGCAACCGAACGATTTCAATTACTTGGTCGCGTTTTCTATCTTCATACGCCGGATGGCTTCGGCAAGTCAAAGCTTGCTGGCATTGTCGAAAAGAAGCTGGGAGTAACTGCCACAGCGCGCAACTATCGAGCCGTGGAGATGTTGGCTGCAATGGCCGCAGCAGACACGGGTGGATAG
- a CDS encoding DUF4142 domain-containing protein, whose product MRKVYGWSVAGVVLFGGLAVGQGTQPSTNNQIKPGQGQPIQNQQNQNQQNQVRPGVAGGNQQVQQSQQGQQSQRNADQEVAALIAACNRNEVEIAKFAMSRLKSDEAKEVATLMIKDHTAGAEKFAKWAGTTNTSIRSEGREEGRGNDGDRREERRDSDRNDNREGARANPATTPNNPAARVAVQGTTIQPNTQPGNAGQPRVALRPVSGQLNWSQVHQEVAAEGLESCKKELSRYEGNDFDKAFLGHQLGAHMMAATQLKVLRNHVSSELASEIDDAHATTEKHIKHLREVMDEKKDQK is encoded by the coding sequence ATGCGCAAAGTTTACGGATGGTCGGTCGCGGGAGTAGTGCTTTTTGGTGGTTTGGCCGTTGGTCAGGGAACACAACCCAGTACCAACAACCAGATCAAGCCTGGTCAAGGGCAGCCGATTCAGAATCAGCAAAATCAGAATCAGCAAAACCAAGTTCGTCCCGGTGTCGCCGGGGGCAATCAACAAGTTCAGCAATCGCAACAAGGTCAGCAATCTCAACGAAACGCCGATCAGGAAGTTGCCGCATTGATTGCAGCTTGCAATCGAAATGAAGTTGAAATCGCCAAGTTCGCCATGTCGAGGCTGAAATCGGACGAAGCAAAAGAAGTCGCTACGCTGATGATCAAGGATCATACTGCCGGGGCAGAAAAGTTCGCGAAGTGGGCTGGCACTACGAATACCAGTATTCGCAGCGAAGGGCGTGAAGAGGGCCGCGGTAACGATGGCGATCGCCGCGAGGAACGTCGTGACAGCGATCGCAACGACAATCGCGAAGGTGCCCGGGCCAATCCGGCCACTACGCCGAATAACCCGGCCGCTCGCGTGGCCGTGCAAGGGACCACTATTCAGCCCAACACCCAACCCGGCAATGCTGGTCAGCCGCGGGTTGCCTTGCGTCCAGTCAGCGGTCAGCTGAATTGGAGCCAAGTGCACCAAGAAGTGGCTGCCGAAGGTTTGGAATCGTGCAAGAAGGAATTGTCGCGCTACGAAGGTAACGATTTCGACAAGGCCTTCCTTGGTCACCAGCTGGGTGCCCACATGATGGCTGCCACGCAATTGAAGGTGCTGCGCAATCATGTGTCGAGCGAACTTGCCAGTGAGATCGACGATGCTCACGCGACGACCGAGAAGCACATCAAGCATCTGCGCGAAGTCATGGATGAAAAGAAGGATCAGAAGTAA
- a CDS encoding DUF1501 domain-containing protein, whose translation MSRHQRMSMVLQVRDKAYAPMAKDSASSVRYRLAGRRGFLQVSTLAAGSLAAASVLPTALSEAATKRRAPKSAILFFLAGGPSHIDTYDMKPEQTAEIRGPFQACETSLPGLLLPEIMPAHHGLAKELAVVRSVTHHLSVHDDATHWLQTGYPLLNARARGQSHPAMGAVVSKLQGPRQEGMPAYVCVPEDYRTHMGFYLGASYLRSRHQALNSGGDPSLGNYRPPEFMLPKEISLPRLEDRQNLLRSLDRLAAQRDANVGYQDADDALTQAVELAGGPQARRAFDLEQEQPKTRDRYGRHAYGQGALLARRLIEAGSSLVVINLYEKDVDWWDDHTTIEKNLRARLPRYDQAFCALVSDLAERGLLDNTLVASFGEFGRSPRIDKGAGRGHWPAAMSAVLTGGGVKSGQIIGSTVADGSEPKDRPLSPGDLLASIYQVLGVDPQQSLTDSQGRPIPLLSSGLPIRELFA comes from the coding sequence ATGAGTCGGCATCAACGGATGTCGATGGTTCTTCAAGTCCGCGATAAGGCGTACGCTCCGATGGCAAAGGACTCGGCAAGTTCGGTTCGCTACCGGCTAGCAGGACGACGGGGCTTCTTGCAAGTTTCGACGTTGGCCGCAGGGTCGCTGGCCGCCGCGAGTGTGCTTCCGACCGCGCTGAGCGAAGCTGCAACGAAGCGCCGCGCCCCCAAATCGGCGATTCTGTTCTTTCTTGCTGGCGGGCCAAGCCATATCGATACGTATGATATGAAGCCCGAGCAGACGGCTGAAATTCGCGGTCCGTTTCAAGCTTGCGAGACGTCATTGCCGGGGCTGTTGCTGCCCGAGATCATGCCGGCGCATCATGGGCTGGCTAAGGAGTTGGCAGTGGTGCGGTCAGTGACGCATCACCTGAGCGTACACGACGACGCTACCCATTGGCTGCAGACGGGCTATCCGCTCCTCAACGCTCGGGCCCGCGGGCAGAGCCATCCGGCAATGGGGGCAGTCGTTTCGAAATTACAGGGTCCGCGCCAGGAGGGAATGCCCGCGTATGTGTGTGTGCCCGAAGATTACCGCACGCATATGGGCTTTTATCTAGGGGCGAGTTATCTTCGTTCGCGCCATCAGGCACTCAACTCCGGCGGCGATCCGAGCTTGGGGAATTATCGCCCGCCGGAGTTCATGTTGCCGAAAGAGATTTCACTCCCCCGCTTGGAAGATCGCCAGAACCTGCTCCGCTCGCTTGATCGCCTGGCAGCGCAACGGGATGCCAACGTTGGCTATCAAGATGCTGATGATGCCCTGACCCAGGCCGTGGAATTGGCGGGTGGACCGCAGGCGCGGCGGGCTTTCGATCTAGAACAAGAACAGCCCAAGACCCGCGACCGCTACGGCCGTCATGCCTATGGTCAGGGGGCACTGTTGGCGCGGCGACTGATTGAGGCGGGGAGTTCGTTGGTCGTTATCAACCTGTATGAGAAAGATGTCGACTGGTGGGACGACCACACCACGATTGAGAAAAACTTGCGAGCCAGGTTGCCGCGATATGATCAGGCCTTCTGCGCGCTCGTCTCCGATCTGGCCGAGCGCGGACTGCTCGACAATACGCTGGTGGCTTCGTTTGGCGAATTCGGTCGCAGCCCGCGAATTGATAAGGGGGCAGGACGCGGACACTGGCCCGCCGCGATGTCGGCAGTTCTCACCGGCGGTGGAGTGAAGTCAGGACAGATCATCGGCTCAACGGTTGCTGATGGGAGCGAGCCAAAAGACCGCCCATTAAGCCCGGGTGACCTGCTCGCCTCGATCTATCAAGTGCTCGGCGTCGATCCGCAGCAGTCGCTGACCGATTCTCAAGGCCGGCCGATTCCGCTGTTATCGTCCGGTCTGCCCATTCGCGAGCTGTTTGCTTAG
- a CDS encoding homoserine dehydrogenase → MQVTKVALVGMGTVGAGVARLLIDHGDRTGRHAGRILWVEEVVVADPKKARDYALPKTVTLSDDLSRITNNPEIKIVAHLVGGLEPARTIMLKLLESGKDVVTANKALLAEHGPEIFDRARELGRAIAFDAAVAGGIPIITNISQCFSANQILSLRGILNGTSNFIVSQMDEQGETYAEALKEAQQRGYAEADPTMDVSGADAAQKLAILAHLAFGAQVHWNDIPRVGIDTLDAADLHYARELNYRIKLIAVAKLRDSGLELHVTPNLVKIGTPLAEVRLAYNAISVVGDAVGSIFFHGLGAGQMPTASAVVADMIDMAVGRTPITFRTVELWSKSEARVQQCDHSALPSRFYIRLTVEDRPGVLAEVTGVLGKHQISIASVIQHEPSEEDGGQSIVPLVIMTAQATEGATQKAMAEIGKLTSVRPNAVRMRVLD, encoded by the coding sequence ATGCAGGTAACAAAAGTCGCCCTTGTAGGGATGGGCACAGTGGGTGCTGGAGTCGCCCGACTGCTAATCGATCATGGCGATCGAACCGGCAGGCATGCGGGACGCATACTGTGGGTCGAAGAGGTGGTCGTCGCCGACCCCAAGAAGGCCCGCGACTATGCGCTGCCCAAGACCGTCACGCTGTCGGACGATCTCTCCCGGATCACCAATAATCCGGAGATAAAGATTGTTGCGCACCTGGTCGGGGGACTCGAACCGGCCCGCACGATCATGCTCAAGTTGCTGGAAAGTGGCAAAGACGTCGTCACGGCGAATAAAGCGCTGCTGGCCGAACACGGTCCCGAGATTTTTGATCGCGCCCGCGAATTGGGCCGCGCAATCGCTTTCGACGCTGCAGTCGCCGGCGGCATTCCGATTATCACGAACATCAGCCAATGCTTTTCGGCGAACCAGATTCTCTCGCTCCGCGGCATTCTCAACGGCACAAGCAATTTTATCGTCTCGCAAATGGACGAGCAGGGTGAAACGTATGCCGAGGCGTTGAAAGAAGCTCAGCAGCGGGGCTATGCCGAAGCTGACCCAACAATGGACGTCAGTGGCGCAGACGCAGCACAAAAGTTGGCAATCCTCGCGCACCTCGCCTTCGGCGCGCAGGTCCACTGGAACGACATTCCGCGCGTCGGCATCGATACGCTCGATGCAGCCGACCTGCACTACGCCCGCGAACTAAACTATCGAATTAAGCTGATTGCAGTCGCCAAGCTGCGCGACAGCGGGCTTGAACTGCACGTCACGCCGAACTTGGTGAAGATTGGCACTCCGCTGGCCGAAGTTCGCTTGGCTTACAACGCCATCAGCGTGGTTGGTGATGCCGTTGGTTCCATCTTCTTCCACGGTCTCGGTGCTGGGCAAATGCCCACGGCTTCCGCCGTCGTCGCCGACATGATCGATATGGCCGTCGGCCGCACACCGATCACCTTTCGCACCGTCGAACTGTGGTCCAAGAGCGAAGCCCGCGTGCAGCAGTGCGATCACTCCGCACTCCCCAGTCGCTTTTACATTCGCCTCACCGTCGAAGATCGCCCCGGTGTGCTGGCCGAAGTTACCGGCGTGCTTGGCAAGCATCAAATCTCTATCGCTTCTGTCATTCAACACGAACCGAGCGAAGAAGACGGCGGCCAATCCATCGTTCCTCTCGTCATCATGACCGCCCAAGCCACCGAAGGCGCGACGCAGAAAGCCATGGCCGAAATCGGCAAGCTTACCTCCGTTCGACCCAACGCCGTTCGCATGCGCGTATTGGACTAA
- a CDS encoding cofactor-independent phosphoglycerate mutase, producing MKYAIVIPDGCADEPQESLGGKTPLQAAKTPAMDAIARAGVVGRANNVPLHLPAGSDVANLSLFGYDPNVYFTGRAPLEAAAQGIQLGPEDWAIRCNLVTVQDQTMKSFTAGHISSEEAKALLISAQKELGADNLEFVPGVSYRNLLLFRGAKVKAPFSKETRATPPHDLTDKSVANDLPSGPGSEILNSLMGFSRPLFANHPVNQRRLAAGKLPATNLWLWGLGKTPSLTPFFELHQKRGKMITAVDLLRGLAALIGWDRIEVPGATGYLDTNYAAKGQYAIDALDSTDVICVHVEATDEASHEGRVDAKIAALEAIDEQIVAPLHAALKQYGDYRILVSPDHPTPCRTKTHSHGFVPLAICGTGVTADAATTYDEVAAAASPLSFEEGWKMMAHFLGARD from the coding sequence ATGAAGTACGCAATTGTGATTCCCGACGGCTGTGCCGATGAACCGCAGGAAAGCTTGGGTGGTAAAACGCCGCTGCAGGCTGCAAAGACGCCAGCCATGGATGCAATCGCGCGCGCGGGAGTTGTCGGTCGCGCGAACAATGTGCCGCTACATTTGCCCGCAGGGTCGGATGTCGCCAATCTCAGCTTGTTCGGCTACGACCCCAATGTGTACTTCACCGGTCGGGCACCACTCGAAGCCGCTGCGCAAGGCATTCAGTTAGGCCCCGAAGATTGGGCCATCCGCTGCAATTTAGTGACCGTGCAAGATCAGACAATGAAGTCGTTCACCGCGGGACACATCTCATCGGAAGAAGCGAAGGCGCTGCTGATCTCGGCCCAAAAAGAACTGGGAGCGGACAATCTGGAGTTTGTACCCGGCGTCAGCTATCGCAATCTGCTGCTATTTCGTGGCGCCAAGGTGAAAGCGCCGTTCAGCAAAGAGACCCGCGCCACGCCGCCGCACGATCTCACGGATAAATCCGTCGCGAATGATTTACCCAGCGGACCCGGTAGCGAAATCTTGAATTCGCTCATGGGCTTTAGCAGGCCCTTGTTTGCCAATCACCCAGTAAATCAACGGCGATTGGCGGCGGGCAAGTTGCCTGCGACCAATCTTTGGCTTTGGGGTCTCGGCAAAACACCGAGCCTGACTCCCTTTTTCGAATTGCATCAAAAACGCGGCAAGATGATTACTGCGGTCGATTTACTCCGAGGACTCGCGGCCCTGATTGGCTGGGACCGAATCGAAGTTCCCGGCGCGACCGGCTATCTCGATACCAACTACGCGGCCAAGGGTCAGTATGCGATCGACGCTTTGGATAGTACCGACGTGATCTGCGTTCATGTCGAAGCGACGGATGAGGCATCGCATGAAGGTCGCGTTGATGCGAAAATCGCCGCGCTCGAAGCCATCGATGAACAGATTGTCGCGCCACTCCATGCGGCGTTAAAGCAGTACGGCGACTACCGGATTCTGGTCTCGCCCGACCATCCAACGCCTTGCCGCACGAAGACTCACAGCCACGGCTTCGTTCCGCTGGCGATTTGCGGGACCGGCGTCACGGCCGACGCCGCCACCACCTACGACGAAGTTGCTGCGGCAGCCTCTCCTCTTTCCTTTGAGGAAGGGTGGAAGATGATGGCTCACTTTTTGGGGGCTAGGGACTAG